A single Ignavibacteriales bacterium DNA region contains:
- a CDS encoding DUF2461 family protein, translating into MEHFRGFSKKTFAFLAGIEKNNNKDWFDASRDIYDQEIVAPAKAFVTDIGEFFRLLSPGIRTAPKFNETLMRMNNDMRFSKGNPYRPYFLIHFGRFKLDSEFYIFLDKKGIDIGLFLNKSKGEEFYFRQNMETKREFMTEIFDRCGISGKFSLMKLDKMPEMMHQKFIPRKHYDDLLKLKFALIEKHYPLTSRITTSASLVTEAIKIFSRLYPVYCFSVSDKPEKLISDFENKLGIPE; encoded by the coding sequence GTGGAGCATTTCAGGGGATTCTCCAAAAAAACCTTTGCCTTTCTGGCAGGCATTGAAAAGAACAACAACAAGGACTGGTTCGATGCCAGCCGCGATATATACGATCAGGAGATAGTCGCTCCGGCAAAAGCATTCGTTACCGATATCGGGGAGTTCTTCCGGCTACTTTCTCCCGGCATCAGGACCGCTCCGAAGTTCAATGAAACTTTGATGCGCATGAATAATGATATGCGTTTCTCAAAAGGGAATCCCTACCGCCCCTATTTCCTTATCCACTTTGGGCGCTTTAAGCTTGATTCAGAGTTTTATATATTCCTGGATAAAAAGGGCATTGATATCGGGCTCTTTCTGAATAAATCCAAAGGAGAAGAATTTTACTTCAGGCAGAATATGGAAACAAAGCGGGAATTCATGACGGAGATCTTTGACCGCTGCGGCATCAGCGGAAAATTTTCTCTCATGAAACTTGACAAAATGCCTGAGATGATGCACCAGAAATTTATTCCCCGTAAACACTATGATGATCTGCTCAAACTGAAGTTCGCACTCATCGAAAAACATTATCCCCTTACCAGCCGTATCACCACCTCAGCTTCATTAGTTACCGAGGCCATTAAGATATTTTCCCGTTTATATCCTGTTTATTGTTTTTCCGTTTCCGATAAACCCGAAAAACTGATCAGCGACTTCGAAAACAAACTCGGAATACCGGAGTAA